TGATAGAACGAAGTTAACAGCAGCAAATGAATTATTTACTATACGCAATTGCCTTACCACTATTATAATCGTTCGAGCGGATCCATCTGTCCTCATCGATGCCTCTCTCCGCAGATCGTTTATTGCTTCGACGGCCAACTGGTTTACGGGCAATGGCAACTAGATAAAGCAAGAGACCAGCCAGAGCGAGAAGAGCCAATATAGGAAGAAGATCATCTTTTTTATCACAGCAACCGTAACTTCCACCTCCACCACCGTAGCCGTAGCTGTAGCCATCTCGATCGTAATCGTTACGATGAAATCTATTGCGATCGCGATTGATGTCACCGTAGCGTAGACCGTAGTAGTCTTCTCTGTTAGATCGAGCTGAGCGGGTGGAATGTCCACTTCGATTGATGGTCCGATCAGTCCTCAGGATGGCCATCAATGGCGTGACGAACTTCAACATCCACTTTAATTCACGTTCAGATTCTAGTACCGAATCAACAATCGCTTCCGGCAGGTCATCGACCTCTTCCGCGCCTGCCACCCCATTGTAGGGGTTAGTGTAGCAAGATACTAGAAACGAAGCTAATGCCGTCAAAACACACACCGATTTCTTCATGTTTTCTAACTTTTCTCAGATAAACAACGAATAACAAAGTCTTCAAGATTACGAATGACTACGCTGGAGCTGTTTCGGGCAGGTGATAGTCTGAGGGCAGTACACAGAACCGGCAATGGAATCATTCAATCAGAGAATGAAGGCAGAAACTTTTCTTGCATGATCATTTTTGTCTATGAGCTATAGACACTAGTTAATTACAACCGTACGCCGCAACAAGTTTTTATCATAGTCCCTCCGTCGACTCCGCCTCATTCTGTAAATAGCCCATGCCTTTTCGTTCCACATCCTTCCCATCATCGTCCTTCATATTTACGCCCTCCCGTGAACTTGCGGTCATTGTCTTAGTAAGACGGTCACtggatcccctttttttttaagacctGTAACTAGCGTGCAACATCTTAACATGCCTGGCACTCTGTATCGTTTTGCCTTTAGCTATTTCTTCCAGAGCTTAAAGACAAACTGACAGAAGACTTGAAACATTTGACGAATTACTTACTTTCTTCTTCCCGTTTAGGCGGTGTGATCATCCGGCGACGTCGACCGCCCGTGACAGTAGCGTTGagcaggaagaaaagaaaataagagatGGCCACCAGAACAAAACCGGGCACGAAAGTGTGGAAGTCCAATTTCTCACAACATCCTTCTTGGTAGCTTCCTGACGAGGAGTAATCGCTACTGCTGTATGATGAAGAGTATCGTTTATAGTCGTTGGTGATCCTAGATTTTAGATGTTCCAGGCCAATCATAAATTCATCTCCCATCCGGCTGACGAGATCTATTCCGGGAGGAAATTGGCGTTGAACCGATGGACTGTTAGGTTTGTCATTCCTTTGGATCAACGTTCCGTCGCTATACTGATCCGATTGATTAACATGGTCTGATCCATAGAATTGCTTCGGCGCAAACTGTTGATCCACTTGTCCTTCTGTCACCAGCACAACAACAGTCAACAACCACCAGAAGAATAAAACACCCCGTCGATGTCTGTTGAAATTCATCTTTCGTTATTTGTCTCTGTGcaggttgaaaaaaaaaaatttgcaagctgatggaaataaaattcgGTCACGACCTCCGATTGCAAAAATACGAAACTGCAACAGAGAGGGGAGCAATCAACTCAAATTGGAAATGAAGAGCATATAATTCAGTTCACAGTGGCTCGTTCGGGGACAGACTGGCAGGTTTCTCCTACATTTCAATGTTGGGCTGCACAGGTAACATGCTCTGCCCAGTAATTTCTCAGCAAGCTAGTTATCTAGTCTGCTTTTTCAAGTCAAAGATTTATTCTTCAAAAATCGCCAGTAGGCAGGAGATGTGGCAACGTCTTCCCTCATGTCTCGTTTCGTAttcccttcaaaaaaaaagaaaaacgaaggtTATGTCAGTGTCTAGCACTAGGGAAGATTGTTTCATTATCTCGGCCACAAAAACCAACGTTGAACCGATTTACTAACCTGAAGCGTTTATTGCGTAGACATATAACGGAACAACGGATTAGTTTGAACATGGATGAGTGTTGATTAACTGTTCTTTGGCAGCAGGAACTACACGAGACAAACGTAATGATATTTTATAAACGTTCGAAAATTGTGTATCGCCCAAATCTAAACTACATATTCAACTGTTAATCAATCAAACTAATAAGTagctttcttcttcatttgttaCGTTTGGATACTATCTGTTCCAAATGACTGGaataacaaccaaaaaaaataccacAATAAATGTAGTCTCTATTTTGTAAGATTTTAAAAGATACCTACTGGACATTTTGCATATTGCCTTACGGTGGTTAATGTTTAAAGAAATccagtaaattcattttctccaTTATCAGTTTTCTTGGTGTTTGCTTTAGGTTCTACATGTATGAACTTGATACCTGTGGTAATTCGTTTGCAAAGAAGCACATTGAGCTGAAAATGTAAGGATTACATCCTTAGATGATGAGTTTCATAATCCCAGTCTGATCATTTACATACAAAGTATAGCTTTATATATTCCACGATGTTTTTACCGAATTTTCGTCTGTATTTAATTTTCAGATTTTCGACAGAAACATTGACACCAACGAATTCCCACCCGATGTCGTTAACTAACCGTAGCCAATCCCACATGATGAAGAAAGAATCACTGTTGAAGGTATAAATAAATCATAGCACacagattttgttttataatcgGATTGAGGTCTAACGTACGTAAATCATCATTAATTAGCCGAATTCATCAAGGTGATTTGTAATTGTAGAATCATGAATCCTTCTGTTATGTTTAACGGATAGATATGTATGACTTCAAGCCTAATTAATGCGCGAACAGCTACTGAAGATTGCAGTGCAGTTTTCTCCATAGCGGCCCATTAACGAGGCATCAAGTAACTAAGGAAGCCGCCTTGATGTCGATGATGGAGCATGTAGCTGAGCGGCCAACTAGACAGCGAGACGGCCATCCCGGTTGTGCCTGGGGAATCGAGAGCTAGTCGATTCATGCGACAGAGCGCTTGGAGTGTGCAAGCATCGCCGGAGTCGTTTTCGTCAGCATTCCAGAGTTCGTCTACCATTGAAATCCATGTGGGAGCATCCAtcaattctgaaaaaaaaaattccaacaaGAAACAtgacaacaaccaaaaaaaaaagaaactaaggTAACTTGCCTCATAATAATATTATCTTCGATATATGTAACAGTAATTGCTAATGGCTTCGTACATAGTTgatgccaaaaaaagaaaaactggtcGTTGAACTACGCCTGAAACTTCTGTCCGTATAATTTACCCAAACATTCTCTATAGTAATTGGCCCAAGGCGAGCAAGTATAGAACGAGCATTTAACCCTTCAGGACAGTGTTCCCGGCGTTGTTTGATTAGCTTGAATGTTTTTAGAATTTTATATTCTTTGATTGAACTCTGGCTCTTCTATTTACTATAGCAATTTCTTATAATAAGCAGCCGTTGGGATCAGACTCCCGCTCGCATGACATCAGTCTATGCCTTTCTACTACGTATGCTATTTACATAGGAAAGTTTTGCCGCGTAAAAATTTGATGTCAGCACAACAGGTACGTATCAAAAGTCGATGATAATTTGCTATACTATTATCAGTTTTTCTCGACAATAAATTTATCATAAATGTTTTCAGTTGACAATGATGATTAACAACATACCTCTATCAGGCTGATCTTCATCCACGTAGAGATGATCGTCATCAAGACTGTTTGGATTTCTTCCTTCATCCGTTTCCATCGCGACTCTCCGCCGTCTCCGGGCCGCTACTGTCGTCGTTGCAATAGCGATCAAATAAAGCAGTAAAAGCGACAAAGCTAACAACGCCAATATAGGCAAGAGGTCATCCTTTTTGTCGCAACAACCGTAACTACTTCCACCGCCATAACTACTCCCGCCGTAACTGCTCCCACCACCGTAACCAGAGGACGAAGAATAGCCACCGCCGTAACCACTTCGATCGGCTTGCATCTCTTCTGGATATTTGTTGTACTGATTGTACATTGGAGGACGCCTGCCAGCACCCCGTTTTCTGCTCTGACCGAACACTTCTCTGGCCACCCGCTTATTCAGTCTTGATGTGGAGATctcaaaatttttcttctggaAGATACCCATCAAAGGTGTTACGTAGAGCAGCATCCGTTTCAATTCGAGCTCCGATTCAAGTTCATCTTCCACTTCTTCAGCTGCGTTGTTGTCTAGTAATTTATTGTAGGAAAAAGAGGCCATATTGCCCTCAGTTGCGGCAGTCTGTCCGTCCATCGAGTGGTCGGCTGCGTGACCGGCAATAAAAATCAACAGTAGACTACACACAGTTTGTGTGCCAATGAACTTGATCATTTTGTTTACCTTCCGAGTTAACTAGAATATGCAAGCGGTATATAGTAGGGTatcaaatttttgaaaaaaaactatgaaCTTCTTGTATAATACCGGCTTTTCTGGTAGTTTTAGAAGCAGGAATGGAGATGGGCAGACTGCATTTGCCACTGGATGAAAATTAACTGACTGAAGCTGCGTATCTGTGAATGGTAACTACGAAATATTCATGAATGCAGTTGCTGGcgttcactttttttcttctcattttcttgacctttttcttcttagtGCTTCACTTCCATAGAAGTACAGTGTTAACGTTAGACTGGACATCCTCCCGGAAGCTCCTCCTCTCGCTGCGACCCAGCAGGCAAAAGACTCTAGAAATCAATTGTTGTTTCTTGCGTGCAGCATATAAATGTAACGGTACAAGATGTTGGTTCAACTTCTTTAGTTAATCCGCACATGATCCCACGAAGAGACGGTAATTTTATTGTAGGTATTCATACAAGTCCCCACATGAATCTTAAAATCTCCTACAATTTTGTCCAATTTTGTCCTCTAGGTAAGCAGTAGACCCTGCGGAGCTAGTATTATACATGCAAAAAATTAATCTATGGATTTCCTTGACTGCCCTCCGATCGTTACAGATACGTATTATAAAATAGCAGACTACATTAACGATTTATTGGCCATGCCCAGGTGGAAGGACATCGCTATCGATATGTACCGTCAGCGACGTAAAGAATAGTGCTACTAGAAAATAGACGTCAGAAAATGCATCTTTACAAATAAAGTGACAGCATTACATCAAGCGTAGATTACGGCGGAATCAATGAGACGTGACGCAAGTGCATTTATTGCACGGCAATAAATCACGGGAGAGCAGCACCTGTTGGCTTTGCCAGTTGCTACACTATCGACTAGTTGAGCGGAAAAAATTCGGAGCCGACAGGTCTTGGGCTTGTCAACCATGATGCTTCGGCAAAATTATACTGCCTCTCACATTcgtcaagaaaaacaaaataaaatataggCAAGTATAACGAACTTCAGATTCACGTTACGAAAATGTCGTTACCAGTTTATTTTATACCTTCCATAGACTACTTTAGCACGCAATTATCGTGTCTTACAGAAGTTTGCACGATATTCATTTGGATCAACATGGCGACAGTCAAGAATCATCACCTACCACGAAAGTTGGGAGGATAGTTTCCAAGATCGTTTTTACTTGAAATATGATTCAACATTGCGTGACGACCAGAAGGCGTCACGAGCGTTCGAGGTAATCGTatccttgtttctttttgttttggataTTTGTTACTTaaatattttatcatttcgTTTATCAAAGGATAGTTAAAGAGCAACAGGCTTTTCGGGAGATTATCACGTTACAAATTTCGAAAACAGTTGTCGACAGAAAAAGCGATTTGGCGCCAAAAGAGCTAATTTAAATGCAATTGCAGAAAGGCTTGACCCACTGTTAGAGCGTTCCATGTATCTGCGTCCGTTGATCGCCAATTTTTTGCAAACTCTTATCGATTTAAAATGCGACATTACAGCGATGAGCGAGGAAAACCACTCATGAGAAAGCATCTTACAAGAATTCGTCACCCCTAAAGAAATTGAGTTGCATTGCTTAGCATGAACATGCAGTGAAAACAAACTGGAGGAGACGCAATGGCTAGCCATTGTGAGCTTCAGGGAATTTCAAAACGCCCCGTGAGAAACGGGCAGTCGACTTTGCCCATATAACGCAGGTAATGCCTACATTATCAAAGTAAATcatgctttttaaaatttgaacctCTCTATGCCCGATGAAGTAACCTTGGAAAACCGTTACCTTTCATGTTTTTCTCGACACAGCATATCAGCAGTCCCAAAAGGCGACGACAGAAATTAGGCATAATCGGTGCACGGATTATAACGTTACAAAAAAACGTTGTCCGGAGAAAATTGTGTTTTGCCGAAGCTGTAGGTTATCACGTCATGCACTAATTTGCCATCACTTTATTCCCGTTGTCGATGCAGACTACGGTGGAATGACGGCTTGAAACTTTCGATTAGAAAGACTTTTCATCTGCCTATGGGAGTCACGCTCCTGACCTGTCTATTCACATCGAACTCAGTGGCATCATTCTCATCATCAGACTCCCATCAATCTTGTTACCAGAGGTTGTTGTCCTTTTCGTGCGGCTGCACCATATCCGTAAGTAGAGAACTAGCTATCATATTTATTGTGacgcgtgaaaaaaaaacgaaatctttttGCAGTGCTAACAGATCTAGAAGAAACATCTACACACTTCATCTCTGTCAgcgtaatttattttttcgtgaGCCTATACTCGGAATCAACATGAGATGGCATTTTTCTGCTTCATCGCCGAACTATTATGTCAAAGACCATTCGCAAATTACATGGAAACTATATCGAAGTGTAAGTGTTGattttcaacatctttttcCGCCCgccaatataaaaaaacgcTGTCAGTGAAGCAGGTAAGCTAATACTCTTGTAATGAATTTTAACTGATGGGTATTTTTAATAATGTGATTTGCAGTATTATTCACAGCAATTGGAACTTCCAGTATCGAAGGAAGCGAAGAGCGCCTCGTATCTGAACAAATAATAATTCCACAAACTCATCCCGAAATCAGCAAGTTGAAGTTTTCAAATACGTCAGATCCCTTGTAAACTATtaatcttttgtttcaaactcATCTTGTACGATCCCGTCCATGCGACGGAAAAATTTCAGTCCAGTCTCTAACGCTTTTAAGTAAAGGAACACAACATTGCAAAACACGTGGAAGTAAAATGTATCGTTCTGTAACAGTTATCAACACAGTTCATGTACAGAATAGTAAACACATAATCTGGACAAGTCAGGCACATCATAAGGCATCAGAGACATTCAGTGAAGCGACCGTCTCATCGTGAGTAGCAGCTTTCGTCGACTTGTGTAGATTCAAttccaaataaagaaaataaagaagagggCAGGCTAAAAGCACCAAGAGCGCCATTCCGAGTATGTGAGTCCAGGAAAGGCCACAATCGTCACCTTGGCAGTCAGTTCGGTTTAGGCGAACAGTCCGCCGCAGGCGTTCAGCATCAGGGATAAACGTAGAAGTTGCAGGATCGTTACTGTCAATGTCATATActcttgctttttctttcaaccgTTGAAGATCTTGGTCCACTTGCTTCAAGAATTCTAGAGAATTGGAAGGTTTGAAATCCCCAGATTTGGTATCTCCGCATGGCAGAAGGCTTGCTTTATCACTGGGAAGCCTTTCTGTCAATGAAGAGTGCTGGCGTACAGGAATTTTTAAAGTTCTTCGAGCAAAGAATTCAGCTTCCTTCTGAATGTTGTTTGCAACCTTCAGTTCAAAAACctaagtaaattttttttaataaaatggaaataccaataattttttaagtGATTAAAGTAGCACTGTCATACTGTGCACCGATAGTGAAGGGCTAACCCTTGCAAAGTCTCCTTTGGTTTGATTAGATGTTCTCTATATTCTCGTTGAATATCAGAAGGACTGGAAAGAGATAAATGGGAAGCTGAACCAGGCcatcgttcttttctttggtcAATATTAGTTAGTCTTCGTAACTTGGTACTCGGCAGGGAATCATTATCATCATCAGTACTACAATAGACAATAAAATTATAAGGGTAAGGCTGTTTAATGCATGTTATATTCGAGGTAGTAGATGGTAAAACCTTGAATCTTTTCGACTGGCCGCTTTTTCTTCATAGCTTATCAACCGGGAGTATCCGTAGGATCGGTTTGTCATGTTCTAAAATGATTTCCATACAGGTATATTTACAAAATTTGGTCAGGAACAGTCACATTCACTGTAATTCTTTAGACGTTCCTTTTATCAAACGATAGCGTAAACTTATTCCATgttggcaaaaaagaaaaattcaatgtcAAACTTAGCTATCGATATATTTTTGGTCGATAGTTTTTCGGAACTTTCAAAATAGAATGTAAACTTTAATATTCAGAATAGTGATTTATGCCAGATTACACGAAAGAAGATCTTCCGTGTAAGTTCAAAGAATTTTCCCTGAAGAAGCTAAGTTTACTTTATGAACAGTTACGTTTGACAATCGACTGGCTCCGCCCATTTAGTGAGCTGTCATTCGGTTTGCGTGCAACACGGTTCTCTACATCAAAACTGCAATATacgaaacgaagaagaaaaataaacatggGTAAACGAAAAAAGTACGCTGTTCTTTTGAGGTCTTCATTAAttatttgtctttttcagCAATTTCTAGCAATCAGTCTTTTATTTTGGCATCTGTGTTATCATTTTTGGTATTTTCTGGGATGCAAATGTATAAACACTTGCTGGTGTCATCTCAGCCCCTAACACTTTTCGGCGGATTTCTTGGAtcagttcttttttccctCATTTTGACTGTAAGCCAATAGCTTAGATTTATGCAGTGTGCACAAATGTCATTATCATTATTATAGGCTGTGGGGAACCTGGAATCTACGCTTTTTGGAAAAAGCTTCCAGATGAAACTATTTCCTGAGGTTGTCATTTGCTTGGCAATTGCCTTGACAGCTTCAGGAATGGTTCACAGGATCTGTACAACTGTTTGGTAAAACCTCAATTAGTTTGGGATTTGAGTTGGTACTTTCATgagccttttttaaaattcactttAGCTTGGTGCTATCATTAGTCCACTTGTACCACATAAACTTGCTGTCTCAGAAAATCTATGGACAAAGTGCAGTTGTTCAAACCTTTgctacaaagaaaaggaagtaGGATTGTACAGTCATTGAATACATTTCTAAACCCTTTGTATATTATTTCAAtccatttcaaatttgttGCATAAGATTTTGCTGAAACCTAGAAATCCTTTTGAAGTTTTCTTCCATTAGTATGTTTGCTTTTGTAACAACATGGTCAACATActgcaaaattaaaatttttttttttactttattctATTATTCACAAAGTGGAATTTGAAGATCACCTCAGAAGTAACTAGCAATTTGCCATTAGCTGATAAAGGAGCTTCAATGCCATGGGTTGAACGGATTGCTACAATAATTTTTGGCCATTCTTGATGTGAATTTTTCCGTGATTTGAGAGATATGCCAGAATTTCTGAATCCTGCTTGTACTCCACAGCTTAGCTTTTTCAGAAATGCATTTAAGATAAATGAAATGTTAGAGATGAAATCCTGATGTGGAAATACCATAAGCTGTGCATCATCTAGGGTTCTACATTGGACATGTAGTACAAAGGCCTCAAATTTGAAACTAAGATCTCCAATCGAAGGGTCAAGTTTTGAATATATTTCTTCACATGAACACTTACTATGTGATACATAAACCCATTTGCAACCTTCTTTTTGCACAGACAGCTCCTAACATTAAACCAGAAATATTAGGAAAAACCAAGTTGCAActtgaagaagaggaaatggCTGTGCTTTACTTCTTCTACAGTCTCCGCTAACACAACAATTCGTCCAGAGCAGGAGCTGGTTGTGAAGTATCTTTCTGACGAATTTATGCAATCAACTAGCTCTCTGATTGGTTCGTCAACAGAGCCTTTTCGACTTAAATCTTGTCCTGCAAAAGCAGCCTGTTTTTGATTTGCGAACATTTTCACGGACATTTTGACTAATAAGTTGGTTCGTAACTGTAGTTGCTTGGAACACTACTGCTGCTCATACCAAAACCTTACGTCGCTAAAAATGATATTACaacattttaattcaaaattaattaattcatttaaGCATAGGATATTTTTCACATCTCCAATGTAACTCACTGGCATGtagttttctttacttttccTCTTAAATACGCAAGGCGTTCGAAGACGATTCAAACACAAGATATCGATATCCAACTCCTCCGGCTCTCTACGGGTTCCAATCCCGCTCGTTGGCatagaaatagaatttttttttgattttgggGAAGGCCAAGCAGACATTTCTTTCTATAAGAATATATATAGTACCGGACGggttgtgcgtgtgtgttaaGTGTTCAGTCAGTAAAGTGTTTTGAAACTTATTAGTTGTCGGAAAATGATATAAGattttgaagttttttttagcATGTAACAGAGATTAACAATTTTAGCATCAAAATGTCAGAAACTGAAGTATTAAAGAACATGGTGATGAGCTTTCGTGTCTCGGAATTGACTATGTTGCTGAGTTTTGCTGGACGTAGTCGATCAGGTCGGAAAACAGAATTGCAGATGCGAGCTCTGGAATTGATCAAATTACGATCTTCACCTATAAATGCCAAAGTTCGCGAATTATATCGGTCAATTCAACAGCAAACAGTGGCAATGGGACAGAGTGCTGCAGAAACCACACCACCTTACATTGGTGCATCAACCAGATCAAGCTCATCTCTCTCGCCATCCAAATCCAGTAATTATTCTGAAATGGAGAGGGCTGCAATCCAAGGAAGAAATCCTTACATCCATACCAGTGGTCTGCCTTACTCAACAGGTTACACTTCTAAGCAAGCTGTGTCTGGCGGTGGTTCACAACCATCATTTCCGGTTCACCCTGATGTCCGATTGAAGAGATTACCATTCTTTGATTCAATAGCAGAACTTCTACGCCCTTCCAGCTTGGTCCCTACAGGGAATTCTCGATATCACGacacaaattttgtatttcatcTCACACCTCAGCAAGCAACAGACATAGCAAGTTCAAGAGATGCCAGGCCTGGGTCCAAAATAGACTatttgaatcaaattcaaatgagGTTTTGTCTCTTGGAAACATCATGTGAGCAGGATGACAACTTTCCATCCAACCTCTCAGTCAAAGTAAACAGTAAACTAGTGACCTTGCCGAATCCTATCCCGACCAACAAACCGGGGGTAGAACCTAAACGGCCACCAAGACCTGTCAACATAACTTCACTGTGCAGGCTTTCACCAACAGTGGCTAACCAGATCAATGTGACGTGGTCATCGGACATGGGCGGGAGAGGTTATGTTATGGCCATCTATGTTGTCCGGCGTCTTGCCTCCACTGATCTTCTCCAGAGATTGCGAACAAAAGGAGTACGTCCAGCAGAATATACTCGTGGCCTCATCAAAGATAAACTAGAAGACGCCGACACAGAAATTGCCACCACATCTCTTAAAGTGTCGCTCGTGTGTCCTTTGGGGAAAATGCGAATGCAGTTGCCTTGCCGAGCAACATCTTGTTCACATCTACAATGTTTCGATGCCTCGCTTTTTCTGCAAATGAACGAACGAAAGCCAACTTGGGTCTGTCCCGTCTGTGACAAATCTATTCTCTACGATCAACTTGCGATTGATGGCTACTTTTCTGATATTCTGAATTCACCTCTTCTTCCGGCTGATATTATGGAAGTTCAACTGAACGTCGATGGAACATGGACCGTGCTGTcggctaaaaaagaaacgaaaagtaGTATTACTTTCTTTTTGGGATGGAAAGAATTATAAATTAActttttatgattattttgTAGAAAATACAAGTGGAGAAAGTTCAGTTAACTTGGACGTCGTCGAGGAATTGCCAACTAATCCGACGAATCCAAAGGTAGAGACTATTGATGAAACAGAATTGGAATTAGTTTGCGAAGGTCCTCCTCCCAAGAAGAAAGCCCCTATGGTAGTAGACCTGACGCTTAGTAGCGACAGCGAAGAGGACAGTGACAC
The nucleotide sequence above comes from Daphnia carinata strain CSIRO-1 chromosome 3, CSIRO_AGI_Dcar_HiC_V3, whole genome shotgun sequence. Encoded proteins:
- the LOC130697594 gene encoding tRNA wybutosine-synthesizing protein 3 homolog, whose protein sequence is MSVKMFANQKQAAFAGQDLSRKGSVDEPIRELVDCINSSERYFTTSSCSGRIVVLAETVEEELSVQKEGCKWVYVSHSKCSCEEIYSKLDPSIGDLSFKFEAFVLHVQCRTLDDAQLMLSCGVQAGFRNSGISLKSRKNSHQEWPKIIVAIRSTHGIEAPLSANGKLLVTSEYVDHVVTKANILMEENFKRISRFQQNLMQQI
- the LOC130697591 gene encoding lysM and putative peptidoglycan-binding domain-containing protein 3-like, which encodes MTNRSYGYSRLISYEEKAASRKDSSTDDDNDSLPSTKLRRLTNIDQRKERWPGSASHLSLSSPSDIQREYREHLIKPKETLQGLALHYRCTVFELKVANNIQKEAEFFARRTLKIPVRQHSSLTERLPSDKASLLPCGDTKSGDFKPSNSLEFLKQVDQDLQRLKEKARVYDIDSNDPATSTFIPDAERLRRTVRLNRTDCQGDDCGLSWTHILGMALLVLLACPLLYFLYLELNLHKSTKAATHDETVASLNVSDAL
- the LOC130697576 gene encoding E3 SUMO-protein ligase PIAS2-like, yielding MSETEVLKNMVMSFRVSELTMLLSFAGRSRSGRKTELQMRALELIKLRSSPINAKVRELYRSIQQQTVAMGQSAAETTPPYIGASTRSSSSLSPSKSSNYSEMERAAIQGRNPYIHTSGLPYSTGYTSKQAVSGGGSQPSFPVHPDVRLKRLPFFDSIAELLRPSSLVPTGNSRYHDTNFVFHLTPQQATDIASSRDARPGSKIDYLNQIQMRFCLLETSCEQDDNFPSNLSVKVNSKLVTLPNPIPTNKPGVEPKRPPRPVNITSLCRLSPTVANQINVTWSSDMGGRGYVMAIYVVRRLASTDLLQRLRTKGVRPAEYTRGLIKDKLEDADTEIATTSLKVSLVCPLGKMRMQLPCRATSCSHLQCFDASLFLQMNERKPTWVCPVCDKSILYDQLAIDGYFSDILNSPLLPADIMEVQLNVDGTWTVLSAKKETKKNTSGESSVNLDVVEELPTNPTNPKVETIDETELELVCEGPPPKKKAPMVVDLTLSSDSEEDSDTLMSIKERMLSRQRSSGSQSSCPGDSADENAAATNAPVNLSSNVNTVTGSSNSSLSSSASNSSARPAQNFESSSGVNSPLAYNYMAGSSYGSPTYFSYSSSTTNGQNLYAPYSNFAYSYGGTNELQSVLGDAMNGHTLPTAATQHQSPNNSVPPVRNNYRRSQSPPDVISLD
- the LOC130697608 gene encoding protein KRTCAP2 homolog, whose product is MAISSNQSFILASVLSFLVFSGMQMYKHLLVSSQPLTLFGGFLGSVLFSLILTAVGNLESTLFGKSFQMKLFPEVVICLAIALTASGMVHRICTTVCLVLSLVHLYHINLLSQKIYGQSAVVQTFATKKRK